NNNNNNNNNNNNNNNNttgaaataatatataaaattttttaaaaaaaaaaaaaaaaaaaaaaaaaattatatatcttaGGCACCTCAcataaacaatatatatgatacatatttagtatgcatatatatatatatatatatatatatatatatatgtacatataaaaaatactttttatttttaatttcagCCGAACTTTTTAGtacacataaatatattttttataatatctaTATTTGGGGCCCTCTTCgaagtaaaaaaaaaaaaattaaaataaaataaattatatatacatatatattatatNNNNNNNNNNNNNNNNNNNNNNNNNNNNNNNNNNNNNNNNNNNNNNNNNNNNNNNNNNNNNNNNNNNNNNNNNNNNNNNNNNNNNNNNNNNNNNNNNNNNgataataaaatatgtaatgATGATAAGTTAAACAGTTTCAACATTTTGGACATCCTTAATACTAGACAGAAGGATATAGACAAGCAAGTaattgaaaatataaagaaattaaaattttccATAATGTATAAAGAACACATAAAGTGtattcaaaaatattagTATGATTCATGTTGTTgcatttatttatttattttttatttttttttttttattattttgaataaataatagGTAAAGTNNNNNNNNNNNNNNNNNNNNNNNNNNNNNNNNNNNNNNNNNNNNNNNNNNNNNNNNNNNNNNNNNNNNNNNNNNNNNNNNNNNNNNNNNNNNNNNNNNNNTATATTTTGATGTATTTACacatatgatatatataaatgaatttttatgtttaataTTTACAAGCTAATATTTATccataattatatatatatatatttatttatttattaatttttatgtatttttttttttttaaaatcatttataacatttttgtatgtgtgtgtgtgtgtttttttttttttttttttttttttttgaaataaatataaatttataaaaatgtttgaaaatataatttatttcattcgaacttaaaaaatataagaaaatataaataatataaataatatatatatatatatatatattttatatattattacccttatataacaaaatatacatatatctGCTTCTACCTAtctatatctatatatatctatatatatttatatatctatatataaaatggaATATCACAAACCAAGGTTGCCCTTGATAAGCGTCCTTATTATTTCATGTGCTTTATTCTTTCTTATCAAACCTAGTGAAGAAATATTTCAGACGAACGGACTGGACGGAACGGAAAAAAGGCTAGCTGTTCATTTGatcaatatatatgaagaaaCAAAGGATGTGGAatctattttttatgaaaatgtTGATAGAGTTCACAACATGTTTGAggaaataaagaaaaaaaataacatgaacaataatgatgataatagtaatgtaaggaaaaataaatatgatgaagaaaatatagataCCGAAAAAGCATCTCCTTTAAATCCATACTTAGCTGCAAGTTTTGTGGAGATGCAGTCGAAAGGACCTGTAGAAGAAGAAACAATTTGGAGAGCTCTTTACGACACTCAACTAAGAAGATCCCCACCGACAGAAGAGGTTCATGTTTTTTCTTCTGAGGATATAAAGaaagaatataatgaaGCTAAAATGGATTCTTTTATATCTCAAATTGATATGATGAAATCAGAGTTCGATAAAAacttaaattatatgaatgCAGAAATGTTTagacaaaaaaataaaaaaaaagtattaCATGATGCATCTTTGTTTGATCagcatataaaaaaaatgaataataaaaggaTATGTAAAAATGGACCTCTGAAAAAGGAATATTCTACTCAGATATTGTgttgaaattttttttttttttaaataataaaaattaatataatgtatacatatatatataaatatatatatatatatatatatatatatatatgtatatgtctacatttatatattaaaattttttatatttatacattttttcacatatatacatagGAACATACATACATTGCGACTATAGAAATACCTTCTTTTTAGAAAATACatctttataatatacCAAAAGAAAGATGTAAGACTTGATGTCATTTTTAAGATACAAAATGTCGTCATCAAAAGAAACTATAGCTTTTCCTTGTTTAGCAAATGGTTTTGTGATAGTACCAgtatgtaatatattagaaGTATTTCCATTTGTTGtatttccatttttttgATCATATGTTGAtttaagaatataaatttttttatctatatatgGAATAACCTGGTTGGATGAttgaaataaatttttacatataatagTATGTTCATCTATGATTTTATCGATGTTTccttttttgtttttttctttaagtatttttaaatctttatattcttcatatttatatatgtttggTTGTTTATTAAAAACGAAAGAATCgtcttttttatatgtacaatTCTTATCCAGCATTTCTATAATTTCCCCATAAAGGCATATTCTACAATTCGTATGTTCATCATTCTTTAGGAATATGCATTTCTCATTTTCAAAACAGTGAATCTTTCTTTTCATAACTacaagaaaataaatatcatcatcatcatcattaagatgatgattattattattaatatcatcactatgttcatttttattattatcatcaccatgatcatttttattattatcatcaccatgatcattattattaatatcaccactatgttcatttttattattatcatcaccatgatcattattattattatcatcaccatgatccttattattactatttttattattgttgttattattttccgTTTGTGTGTCATCATAACAAAGTTTATTTATAAGTAAGTAATTTCCTTTCCTATCAAACTTTCTGTCAACATTTAAAGTATCTTCTATTGAAGTAGGGAACATATCATCCCCTTGTGAGATTTCgttatattttatcttcTTAGATGTATTTGTTtcatatttgtttttaatttttttaaaaaaatatccaTAACATTCTGTTGAAGAAAAACcaataatacaaataaaatgttCTAGATTATTTAGatcctttttataaaacTCTACTTGTTTGACTTTACATATAAAcattgaaaaatatgatatatttgAGTTCTCATAAACTATAACTCctctttcatttttttttatattttttatactattgtttaatattaaaagagATAATCGGCTTCCTTTTTTCCCTTCATgcacattttttttaaaacttTGTATTTCTTTAACTTTCCCTGTTTCATTTAATGGTAAAATAGTAACATTacaatttatttttatctttcCTTTGATCACTGTCCCTGTAAATACTGTTCCTTTCCCTTTAATGTTAAAAGAAtgatcatataaaaaataaaaatctTCATATGTTGAAATTTCTCTTTCTGGtatctttataatattagtaagaacatttattatttctttaatatttaagGTTTTATTCATTAATGGTGTGTCCGACGATGATTTGTTTTGAGACAATTTGTTATATGATGTAATGTGTTCTTTATTTAATCCGTTCCATTCGTTcatatgattatttaataaatttgaTGCATCCTTCTTATCATCATCACTTAATAAATTTCTCCCACCCTTCTTATCATCATCGcttaataaatttttccCACCCTTCTTATCATCATCacttaataaatttttccTACCCTTCTTATCATCATCACTTAGTAAATTTCTCCCACCCTTCTTATCGTCATCACTTAATAAATTTCTCCCACCCTTCTTATCATCATCACTTAATAAATTGTTCACACCCTTCTTATCATCATCACTTAATAAATTTGGTGGATCCCCTTCAACatctttattatctttaCCTTTTACATTTGCTGATATGCTAACAATGTGGTAGTTCAAGCTTTGTAGAGActtaaatttataaaatgcttcttgtatttttttcttcattaaattaatttttttttcccttaGATGTAAAGGTATAAGATCGATTTTATTTAagacaataataatatcacaattaattattttacataaaaCTAGACACTCGATGGTTTGTTTTTGTATTCCTTTATTTACATCTATAActaataaaatgatatcTGTAATTTCTGAACCCATAATAATACTTTTTAAAAGAGAATGATGTCCTGGGCAATCAACTAAACAAATCTGAATAATTTCTTCATcataaaagtatatattattagaaGGATGTTTGGAATTTGTATAgtcataataattttgtttttcattatattcaatatttgttttatcatatcttatattatgtaaatcatttttctcttttcttttacaatataaaaagggTTCATTTTGATCAGTTGTTTGATCATTTGGTAAATTTGTTTGGACTTCCCTCTTGTGATTtacattataatttttttttatttttttctttatatagAAAGAAGAAAAACCGAGGTCGATCGTTATGCCTCTTTCTTTGCTTTCTTTATGTTTATCTAGGGCGCATGTACTTAAAACTTCGCTCAGGCATTTACAGAGGCTCGTTTTGCCAGAGTCAACGTGTCCTAAAACACCtacattaatatttatcataagGGAGAGATTTGTATAATAAGTAACTTTCAAAAAATCTATATGTTTggattttttattttaataaaatattttatatatatgccTTTATAAGTGATCCCATTGAAATATGgtacataaaaaaaaaaaaaaataaaataaaaaaataaaataaaaaaataaaataaaNNNNNNNNNNNNNNNNNNNNNNNNNNNNNNNNNNNNNNNNNNNNNNNNNNNNNNNNNNNNNNNNNNNNNNNNNNNNNNNNNNNNNNNNNNNNNNNNNNNNATGATGAggatgataattataatattagtAGGTGTTTAAGcatatatgaaaaaaaaaacattgATTTTGAAAAAAGGAAGCATGATACACACATGAACAGAATAAGGAAGGAAGAGAAACCTAGTAACATCTCTTGTATTAGAGGgaataacaaaaataatgataaggCAACATCCAAGggtaatgataataataataataaggtAGGAGGTACCCAAAATGTGGCTGAAGAAATAAGTACAACGAAAGGAAAgttaaataatattaagaaaagcaataataataataataataataataataaatgtgataataataataataataaaaataataattgtgataataataataataataattttgatgataatattaataattgtCATGATAATAACTATGATGATGATTTCATTGgtcataatatatttgaggagaaaaaagaaaatctAAAAGATcttttgaaaataataaattataacaaAGAAAGTATGAATGATCTATCAGATGACAAgatggaaaaaaaagatcATGAAATAGATAATGTTTTATCTAATCTGTGTAGTGATAACAATATATGtagtgatgataatatatgtagtgatgataatatatgtagtgatgatcatatatatagtgatgataatatatgtagtgatgatcatatatatagtgatgataatatatattgtgatgataattataagaaaaacagattaaatgaaatgaacaaaaaaaagcaTTTGAGCTGTTTTGATAAAACTTTAGATGATCTATCTACAATTATTCAGAAgaatgaagaaaatgatttgaatataattatatatagtgatgatcatatatatagtgatgataatatatgtagtgatgatcatatatatagtgatgataatatatattgtgatgataattataagaaaaacagattaaatgaaatgaacaaaaaaaagcaTTTGAGCTGTTTTGATAAAACTTTAGATGATCTATCTACAATTATTCAGAAgaatgaagaaaatgatttgaatataattaaaCGAATACatgaaattataatatcaGAAAAAGAATCACCACAAGATTCTTGTACAAATGttataaacaaaattaaaaaggaAAGAAATTTAACAActcataatataaatataagcacaaatataaatataaatacaaatataaatataaatacaaatacaAACATAAACACAAACAGCAACGATGACGGCAACGGCAACATCAACGGTAACATCAACGGTAAGATCAACGGCAACATCAAAGGCAACACCACCATCAAAAGCAACAGCAACGACAACAGCACCACCAAAAGCACCACCAAAAGCAACAGCAAGACAACCATCGgtaacaatataaatagtaAGAATGATAAGGCACATCATAATAATGTTGTGAAAAAATCAGAgaaaagtaataaaaaagaaaaagaagaagaaaacaatagcgatgatgatgatgatgatgataatgatagTTATAATTCTATAGAAATAGAACCATTAACTCATAAACTTAGTGAGAATAAATCTATAAATAACGAACAacaaattattttgaaCAGAAGTATTAAAAGACGTTTATCACAAATATTAGacaatatgaaaaaaaagaaaatttacaaaatgataaataacgacaatgatgattatacaaatatttgttttaGTTCACATGATATGAAAGAGAAATTAATAGAACGTGTGATGATAAATAAGCTAACAAAAATAACATGTCATGAAAATGATGATTTACATAATGGATATGAAAATActaattattatttagataaaataaatctagatgttatatataataaattacattatgatttatataaaaatgaagaagaatTTCATGATGatgtttttttaatgtttcaagttttaaaaaaaatgattgAAGAAAcaaaagataaaaatgaacaaaGGAACCTTTTCAActtaagaaaaaatgaattaaaaaattatgaacaagaattttataaaatgttaaTATCAATTAGAGGTACCAAAAGCGCAAATAAATTTATGATGGATCAAAGACGTCATCatgaaaaagaagaaaaatattttttaaaattttttttagaaCCTGAGAAATTATCTCACCATAACAATGAAAAAGGACTTCCTtcaaacaaaaataaaagtattagtaacaataataaaaataataaaaataataaaaataataaaaataacacaAATAACACAAATAACACAAATAACACAAATAACacaaataaaacaaataacacaaataaaacaaataacacaaataaaacaaataaaacaaataacacaaataaaacaaataacacaaataaaacaaataacACAAATAACACaaacaaaacaaataacacaaacaaaacaaataacacaaacaaaacaaataaCACAAACAAAACAAGTAACAATagttataataacaattttGTAACGGAGGATGATACTTGTActcataataaatataagtCGTCCATATCATCGAACATGTTAAAAGGATTAAGTTTAGAgaatcataaaaatattctaaAAGATggaataaataaagaagaaggtgatgatattattaatatttatataacagATGAAGAATTTGATTTAAGTGGTAAAGGAGGTGAAGATACTTATAAAGATAACATATCATATGTAGATAATATGGATACTATATCAAATactattttattatctaaaccgaataatgttaatattataaataataacgAACAGGTACATTTGGAATCTTCAattaatatgaacaatTCAAACAGTCATacaaaatgtatatataatgataaatgCTCATCATTAATTTCAAATTCTCATGATCATATACAGAATGACGATCTGTTCAATGCTCAAAAGGTATTATCTCCGAATTATATGACTGCTGTTGGAAATGTTGATAAGAGgaatttatatgtattgGAAGAAATGAAGGACCATATAAAACAGCATCTGGGTTATGACAACACATgttatgataataataataataaaggtgatataaaagatgatataaaagatgatataaaagatgatataaaagatgataaaaaaggtgataataatgatgatgataataataaccaacataataataattattattataatgtgGATGAAAAAAGTACCAGCAAAGCAGAGAACTCAAATAAACGATTACTTAAACAATGGGAAAAAATTCTCAGAGATAATGTTTTAAAACTTTTAAagaatgataataattcgttttattttaaaacaCCTGTCTTAGAAGAtagtaatattaatgataatataaaagaagagtacagaataaaaattaagaaaCCTATGGATTATATTACCATATCTAGGAATTTATCAGatggtatatataaagaacctattgatttttattatgatatgaaattaatttataaaaattgtataGATTTTAATCCTGACAcagaagaaaataaatatattatcgATGCTGCTAAAAGTAGCGATATGAAATTTGAATTTTTATGGAATAAATGGAAagagaaaataaataataatttttgtgatctaaataataatatatttaatgaaaCCTATTACATAGAATTTTTTAGAAAAattaccaaaaaaaaaaaaaaacatagTTCTATTTATACATTATGGATAGATTATCTtattagtaataatatagatatacaagaattttctaaattaagaaatattaatattaatgaattaaataaaaaatgtaaacctaatataaatattaatgatataaaattaataaattataaaaaattaaataaaaataatctGTTATCCTATATATTCAAGGAAGAATATAACAACATAGTTgttaatacaaaaaaaaaatcattaACTGTATCATCTAGTGCATTTGTGCAAGAACATATAGATAAtcatacaaataaatatgtaacACAAATGattgaagaaaatgattTAACAGACTTAAATATACAATTGAATCATGTAGATAAATCCAATTATGATCATATCAAAAATTGTAAAGATAATATTAGTCAATTGTGTAACTTATATGAGATGGAAAAAAATCATCATTTAAACCGAACACATATGtcatatgaaaaatttaatttaaaagatgACACACATCATAGTGACGACATAAAACATACAACAGATCACGAGAATTcaaaaaaacataatatggatcatattaataattatcctatacaagaaaaaaataagaaaataaaaattgtttTAAAAGATTCAAATGTCGTAAACAATTTTgaacaaaatatacaaCACAAGAGCAAAgaggaagaaaaaaaatctaCCAAAATGttaaagaaaagaaaacgaaataaaaatgtaattctttttgaagaaaatatttttgataattatttagaaaataaaaagagCTGTATGCTGAAGTGTGAGAAAAATGTCTTTATAACCGActgtttttattataaaaatatttttagaAACCTGCACGAGTTTATTGATGATAAATCGATTGAGGGGAATGATGAAAAAAGGAGTTCTCATCAAAATGGTACAACTTGTGAAAATGTGATAAGTAATCAAAACGTGcataatgatgataataaaaataatgatgataataaaaataatgatgataataaaaataatgatgataatgtaaacaatgatgataatgtaAACAATGATGATACTAAAAATAATGACGATAATGTAAACAATGATGATACTAAACATAATGACGataatgtgaataataatataaactCTGGTGATGTGgaacaaaatgataatCCTAACCTAACCGAAGAAAACAAACCTATTTAcgataataaagaaaatattaaaaaattatggaaagaaaaaatgaccacactttataattatgataatacaAATTGTAAAATACACGTATTTCATTATTCACCaaatgaagataaaaatCTGTTTAACTTATCATcattacatattttattatctaaaataaaaaatataatatatatatatatttatatatgtttgtatGAACAAGATGGAAATATTCTGACTGTTCAggaaaaaacaaaagatTTTATGAACAAGTCATGCAGTATTTcaaatgatgataaaatatgtatacatataaaaaaaaataataatattcaaatGAGCAATATACCAAAAAATGTGTTTAGGGGTTTTTCGGAAGTTTATCAGGACGAAAGTTCATCAGAAGATGAAAAGAgtataaatgaaaagagtataaatgaaaagagtataaatgaaaagaatataaatgtaCATAAACATGGAACAAATGATCAATTAAACGAAAGGTATGAATGTGCTTCTTTCAACGATACCTTAAAATGCGACGTGGAGTATGAAAAGAACGTCCCCGCATACTTTTTAACTTAtggaaatattattaataatataatttctaAGGAAGAGGAGACACATCAAGCTAATATTTCTCAAATGAACAATGAAAATAAGAATTGTAATGTTTATGGTAAGGTTATGTCTCATGCTCAAATGGAAAGGCATGTAGCGAAAAAAAgtgattataataatgagaagaaaaaaaacgAATTTATATTGAAGGATACCAGTGAGGTTAATGGTAATACTTATAAGGactataaaaattatgatgataNNNNNNNNNNNNNNNNNNNNNNNNNNNNNNNNNNNNNNNNNNNNNNNNNNNNNNNNNNNNNNNNNNNNNNNNNNNNNNNNNNNNNNNNNNNNNNNNNNNNacaaaaaaaaaacaaaaaaaacaaaattgtATGAAAGAAAAAGTACCTTTTGTTCATCTatggaaaataaaagtaaaaataaaaataacaaaagTGTATCTAGAATTTTATCACGAGTTCATAATTTGTCATCAACAGAACGTATAACAAACCAGTGTGATCATAAACCAAATGAAGAAGTTAAAAGTACAAGTGGTGTTTTAACAcctatattttttaataatggTGATGAAAAGATGAACCACGACACTGAGGGTAACATGGTTTATCATAAGAACAATATGGATGATAACCTTGTCGATGGGGATGTTGTGTCACAAGAAAAAAGgtgtttatttttttcgtcatgtgaaaataaaaaaaatgaagaaaataaaagtatcacctttaatgaaaatgatattaatagtggtaatataaatacaagTTCTTGtataatgaataatatgattgTTACGAAGGAATCGAATGAAGAGataacaaaagaaaaaataataaatggAGAAGCACAAAGTGCTGcttatatgtataataaaaacattttttgtTCTAAATACAACAAAACAAAGgataaaaatgaacaacGCAAATGTGACCTTTTCGaatgtaatattattaataatgataagaATATTGTAACAGATGAAAATAGTAATCATAAAAACTTAAGGAAAACAGTGgattattttgtaatacataataatatatttgacAACGATCCAATTATTATAtccaaaaataaaacaaacGATAGAGAAAGGAAACTATTGAAAACTTTTTCTTCCTCATCATTAAAGAAGAAATCActtttgaaaaattataattatcataaaaaaaaaaaaaataaggacCCTAATGTAGAAGATACCAACATGCTATATcatgatgatataaaagaggatgatgatataaaagaGGATGGTGATATAAAAGAGGATGGTGATATAAAAGAGGATGGTGATATAAAAGAGGATGGTGATATAAAAGAGGATGGTGATaaagttataaaaaataagaacagttgtaataataattccTATAATAATGTGTCCTTTAATAGTAGTGCTTATTATGAATATCACTCCGACATTGATTTGATACATTTTTGTaacaatttaaaaaaaaaaaaaaaaaaaaacttaaCTTCGCATCAACCGAGCTCCAAAGAATATGAACGAAAAGTTACGTACCATAAGGAGTGCTGTTCAAATGAAAggatgaaaaatattaaggTTAATGAAAGTGATCTTGGTATGatttgtataaataataataaaaaaaatatagaagatgtgaaagaaaaaaaagcaTGTGACGTGTTAAACAGAGGTTGTATAAAAGAACAAGTACAATGTAAAATTAGTGAATTTGAAAATGACAAGGggaataaaatatacatacaggaatttaaaaaatgtatagaaaaatataaagagTATGTGAATCAAGGGGAAGGGCACCTTAAAGATGAGGAcgaagaaaaaaataatgacGGAGAAGGTGAAGAGGGTGAATATGGTGAAGATGATGAGGAGGATGACGATGAGGAGGAGAATGACGATGAGGAGGAGGATGACGATGAGGAGGAGGATGACGATTATGAAGATGACGATGAGGAGGAGAATGAcgatgatgaagatgacGATGACAATTTAGATGATGACAATTTAGATGATAACAATTTAGATGATGAAAAATcgaatataaaaatagaaaataaaaaggagGTCCCTGATATTcacaataataatgatgatgatggTATTAATTGTTGTACGAATCTTTTTAAGGATGATGATACGTTATCAGCtcttgaaaaaaatttaacaaataataatttgatTAAAATAATGAGTGCTAAATATTTATACCATAAGTTTTTAGAATATAAAGATTTTATGAAGAACAACACAACTTTGTTTTctcattttaataaaatatatcaacatgaagatgataaaataaatacgTATAACAAAGATGtgttaaattatatacctaagaataataatgatataaattattatagtGTACCTTGTGAAGACcaaataaatattgatGAAAAGAAATCATCATTAAATGTTGAATTTGGtgatgatataataaagaaaaagttttttatttcttctgTCAATTCTCATTATGTGatgataaataataatttaacaaaagaacagatgttatatttaatacgaaatattttaatgtGCATCGAAGATTATTtgaaaaaggaaaaaaatcgagattataataaaatattttttttatttttttcgatatttatatataacacaCAAAATGGAGGGGATCAAAAAGAGATGCATGAAGATGAAAAATGGGATCATACGAATATGaatgaagataaaaatgtaGAAAAGAATGACGATTATAAAAATCTAagtaataatgaaaatagTGTTTATAATAGAATGCTTAGAGAATCTTTAtggaataaaaaaaaatatataaaattaaatatttttaaaaacattatTTTAGTTATATCTATTGTaagatattttttacatacCATTACTATATCTCAAAAATATACATCTTCCTATGATTCATTAGATGATAgtaatatgataaaaagtATGAACTCTTTAAAATTGAatgaaattaatatattattaaatcGAGCTAATGAAAttttagaaaaatattctttagGTATTGTTGAAAATAAgaaagtatatataaacaaatcAAATTATTACAACTCCTCAAAAAAAGGTAAACTATCTGTATCTTTACGTCAgaataaacaaaaaaaaacattcCATAGAATATTAGCTGTATATTTTGGTCATGAGCGTTGGGATTTAGTTATGAATATGATGATAGGTATAAGAATATCatctataaaaaaattttctaTAAATGACATatcaaattattttcatcataaaGATGTTTTACAATTACCTACATCTAATGCACAA
This genomic stretch from Plasmodium reichenowi strain SY57 chromosome 1, whole genome shotgun sequence harbors:
- a CDS encoding phosphatidate cytidylyltransferase, putative (part of same gene as PRSY57_0107700A, PRSY57_0107700B, PRSY57_0107700D.2, PRSY57_0107700D.1~gap found within coding sequence), giving the protein EPNFLVHINIFFIISIFGALFE
- a CDS encoding phosphatidate cytidylyltransferase, putative (part of same gene as PRSY57_0107700A, PRSY57_0107700B, PRSY57_0107700C, PRSY57_0107700D.2~transcript variant 1; alternatively spliced~gap found within coding sequence) codes for the protein NKICNDDKLNSFNILDILNTRQKDIDKQVK
- a CDS encoding phosphatidate cytidylyltransferase, putative (part of same gene as PRSY57_0107700A, PRSY57_0107700B, PRSY57_0107700C, PRSY57_0107700D.1~transcript variant 2; alternatively spliced~gap found within coding sequence) codes for the protein NKICNDDKLNSFNILDILNTRQKDIDKQ
- a CDS encoding hypothetical protein (conserved Plasmodium protein, unknown function); translated protein: MEYHKPRLPLISVLIISCALFFLIKPSEEIFQTNGLDGTEKRLAVHLINIYEETKDVESIFYENVDRVHNMFEEIKKKNNMNNNDDNSNVRKNKYDEENIDTEKASPLNPYLAASFVEMQSKGPVEEETIWRALYDTQLRRSPPTEEVHVFSSEDIKKEYNEAKMDSFISQIDMMKSEFDKNLNYMNAEMFRQKNKKKVLHDASLFDQHIKKMNNKRICKNGPLKKEYSTQILC
- a CDS encoding selenocysteine-specific elongation factor selB- like protein, with protein sequence MININVGVLGHVDSGKTSLCKCLSEVLSTCALDKHKESKERGITIDLGFSSFYIKKKIKKNYNVNHKREVQTNLPNDQTTDQNEPFLYCKRKEKNDLHNIRYDKTNIEYNEKQNYYDYTNSKHPSNNIYFYDEEIIQICLVDCPGHHSLLKSIIMGSEITDIILLVIDVNKGIQKQTIECLVLCKIINCDIIIVLNKIDLIPLHLREKKINLMKKKIQEAFYKFKSLQSLNYHIVSISANVKGKDNKDVEGDPPNLLSDDDKKGVNNLLSDDDKKGGRNLLSDDDKKGGRNLLSDDDKKGRKNLLSDDDKKGGKNLLSDDDKKGGRNLLSDDDKKDASNLLNNHMNEWNGLNKEHITSYNKLSQNKSSSDTPLMNKTLNIKEIINVLTNIIKIPEREISTYEDFYFLYDHSFNIKGKGTVFTGTVIKGKIKINCNVTILPLNETGKVKEIQSFKKNVHEGKKGSRLSLLILNNSIKNIKKNERGVIVYENSNISYFSMFICKVKQVEFYKKDLNNLEHFICIIGFSSTECYGYFFKKIKNKYETNTSKKIKYNEISQGDDMFPTSIEDTLNVDRKFDRKGNYLLINKLCYDDTQTENNNNNNKNSNNKDHGDDNNNNDHGDDNNKNEHSGDINNNDHGDDNNKNDHGDDNNKNEHSDDINNNNHHLNDDDDDIYFLVVMKRKIHCFENEKCIFLKNDEHTNCRICLYGEIIEMLDKNCTYKKDDSFVFNKQPNIYKYEEYKDLKILKEKNKKGNIDKIIDEHTIICKNLFQSSNQVIPYIDKKIYILKSTYDQKNGNTTNGNTSNILHTGTITKPFAKQGKAIVSFDDDILYLKNDIKSYIFLLVYYKDVFSKKKVFL